In one window of Arachis ipaensis cultivar K30076 chromosome B06, Araip1.1, whole genome shotgun sequence DNA:
- the LOC107647556 gene encoding protein FAR1-RELATED SEQUENCE 5-like, translating to MHAKYVIQNNDEAEIRPNKTFLSLANEAGGPSNLGFSEKDLRNYITVRLRTSNANADVREMMNYFMRMKDINPNFFYAVQLDDECRFRSAVWVDARCRASYEYYGDVVSLDSTYSTNRHGLPFASFVGVNHHDKSILLGCALLENEEIPSYEWVFTQWLTCMGTAPQCIITDQCRSIFGAIRKALPNTRHRWCIWHIMKKFPQKLGGYRRYGELYADLRNIVFNSRTEESFERKWFEFMEEYNLHDNTWLSDLYDDRRMWVPIFFKGEFWAAMRSTQRSESMHAFYGGILHSKTSLVQFVHEYDNVLGSKEQRELEDDVVDSRGVIPCATSSPMEKQFQQEYTTSMFRDVQVEFVKKADCRASVVTEDWPLVCMKVEEEKLVHDTMICDSYVVHFDRSTQEVRCEFNLFESSGVLCCHCLEVFHSFKVYKVPSCYVLPRWSKNIKRKHTYIKSSHDVSRSDVSHDAFKGLCAHFYNIAQEFVNDDDETALLHAALEEIRAKLSKHRAKKRSESVAENHTSIGSQHSNVLGVVDIQAPPLVTTKGWPKSKRLGSTLEKSLNKSSRRKNKNASRVVRSNTYQDTNTGDPIARTVNFGFYLSVIRNPDVRTSKTADGYFLYADGTRMFNLTVN from the exons ATGCATGCGAAGTACGTGATTCAGAATAATGATGAGGCTGAGATTCGACCAAACAAGACCTTCCTATCTTTGGCCAATGAAGCTGGGGGCCCGTCGAATCTGGGATTCTCAGAAAAGGATTTAAGAAACTATATTACAGTAAGACTCCGAACAAGCAACGCAAATGCGGATGTTAGGGAGATGATGAACTATTTTATGAGAATGAAAGACATCAATCCAAACTTCTTCTATGCAGTGCAATTGGACGATGAGTGTAGATTTAGGAGTGCAGTTTGGGTTGATGCAAGGTGCAGGGCTTCCTATGAATACTACGGAGACGTTGTGTCACTCGATAGCACTTACAGTACAAACAG ACATGGGTTACCGTTTGCGTCGTTTGTCGGTGTCAACCACCATGATAAGTCAATCCTCCTTGGATGTGCGCTGTTGGAAAACGAGGAAATTCCGAGTTATGAGTGGGTTTTTACCCAATGGTTGACGTGCATGGGAACAGCTCCACAGTGCATCATTACTGATCAATGCAGATCCATATTTGGTGCGATTAGAAAGGCGTTACCCAATACACGTCACCGTTGGTGCAtatggcacatcatgaagaagttTCCTCAGAAGCTTGGAGGTTATCGTCGGTACGGAGAGTTGTATGCCGACCTCAGGAACATTGTTTTTAACTCTCGGACGGAGGAGTCATTTGAgagaaaatggtttgaatttatgGAGGAGTACAATTTACATGACAACACATGGCTGTCAG ATCTTTATGATGATCGACGCATGTGGGTGCCTATATTCTTCAAGGGTGAATTTTGGGCTGCCATGAGGAGTACACAAAGGAGTGAGAGCATGCACGCATTCTATGGTGGAATCTTACACAGCAAGACTAGCTTAGTCCAATTTGTTCACGAATACGATAATGTGCTTGGATCCAAGGAGCAGAGGGAATTGGAGGATGATGTAGTAGACTCCAGGGGGGTAATACCTTGTGCAACGAGCTCGCCTATGGAGAAACAATTTCAGCAGGAGTACACTACTAGCATGTTTAGGGATGTTCAAGTTGAGTTTGTGAAAAAGGCTGATTGCAGAGCATCTGTAGTTACTGAAGACTGGCCATTGGTATGCATGAAGGTGGAAGAGGAAAAATTAGTACATGATACTATGATCTGTGATTCGTATGTTGTCCACTTTGACCGCTCCACACAAGAGGTTCGTTGTGAGTTCAATCTTTTTGAGAGTTCAGGTGTGTTGTGCTGTCACTGTCTTGAAGTTTTTCACTCGTTTAAAGTGTATAAAGTACCTAGCTGCTATGTTCTCCCACGTTGGAGCAAGAATATAAAGCGCAAGCATACTTATATCAAGAGCAGTCACGACGTCAGTCGGTCAGATGTAAGTCATGATGCATTCAAGGGACTATGTGCACACTTTTACAACATTGCGCAAGAGTTCGTAAATGATGACGATGAAACAGCATTGCTGCATGCTGCTTTAGAAGAAATAAGGGCCAAGCTGAGCAAGCACCGTGCTAAGAAAAGGTCTGAGAGCGTGGCGGAGAACCACACCAGCATTGGCTCACAACATTCGAATGTTCTCGGTGTTGTTGACATCCAAGCACCACCATTGGTCACTACAAAGGGCTGGCCAAAGAGTAAGAGGCTCGGATCAACCCTTGAGAAGTCCTTAAACAAATCTAGTCGGAGGAAAAACAAGAATGCTTCCCGG GTGGTTCGGTCAAATACTTATCAGGATACAAACACTGGTGATCCTATTGCCCGGACT GTGAATTTTGGTTTTTATCTTAGTGTTATTCGTAATCCAGATGTTCGAACATCTAAGACAGCGGATGGTTACTTCTTATATGCAGATG GAACGCGAATGTTCAACCTTACTGTTAACTGA